The genomic segment TGGTTTGGGGACCGGGGCGAGCGATATTTTTACCGGGCGCAGGCGCGGCTGCCGTTGTCGGCGGTGGTGACGGCGGGGCCTCAGGCGGCCTATAGCGCGGAGACGGCGTTGTTTGGTCAGGGTCAGCCGGGCGGCGGACGGGCCTGGTTTGGTCAGCCTGAGGCTGAACAGGTTGTTTGACAGGCCGGGTATCGTTTGCCCCCGGCTTTTTAACGTTACTCATCTTGGAAATTATACCAGGCTAAGGAGTAGATAAAAAATAGTCCACAAACCACGTAGCGCACTGATCATCTTCACCTATCCGTGCGTTACCCAGCCTGTGGACACATTTATGGCCTTAAACAAGGCTTCAAGGCACAAGGGCTATTTATGAGTCACGTTATCATCTACCTGATTGGCTGCTCTTGTAACGGTAAACAATCCGCCCCCGGTCCAAATCATAGGGCGAAAGCTCTACACGAACTTTATCACCCAACAACACGCGGATATAAAACTTGCGCATTTTGCCGGAAAGATAGGCCAAAACCGTGTGCCCATTTTCTAATTCTACTTTAAAACTGGTGTTAGGTAAGGCTTCTACAATTTTGCCTTCTAACACCAATTTTTCTTCTTTGGTTGCATCTGCCATACAAAAAACCTTCTCTAAAAAACAAATAAATAGCCGAGGCAGTTTCCCCCACCTCGGATTAGTGAAATTTTTCTAAACCTATATATATTAACTCGACTTTTGCAGCTAATTTAAGGTAAAAATCAGCATATATAGAACGAACTTTAACAATCAACAGGAATAATCGTGTACC from the Anaerolineae bacterium genome contains:
- the infA gene encoding translation initiation factor IF-1, whose product is MADATKEEKLVLEGKIVEALPNTSFKVELENGHTVLAYLSGKMRKFYIRVLLGDKVRVELSPYDLDRGRIVYRYKSSQSGR